GGCAGACTTAAGTATTGGCATCCCACACCTATACAAAAGAGCATCGGGGAAGGTTAGGCTAGTAATAACTGCTTCATAAACCCCTTGCCATTCAAACTCGGTCGTCTACTTCGTCCCCAAGTGCGGCAGATAGCCGGCCCCGCACATTCTATTTCATCTAGCCACGCTTGCAGTTCGTCCGTTCAGTTGAATTACGCACAACTGCCGATCTCAAGATTAAATTGGATGATATAGACTGTGCCGAGATGTAAAACCTTACCGATGAACTGCCTAAGGAAGGAAAGCGAGAAACACCCATGTCTAGCAAGCAAAATCAATTCACCATTCACTTCTGGGGCGTTCGAGGGAGCATCGCCTGTCCAGGATCGGAGACAGTACGATATGGCGGGAACACCCCATGCATTGAGATGCGGGTGGGAGGAAATCGCCTCATTTTTGACGGAGGCACCGGCTTAAGGCTTTTAGGCTTATCCCTGCTATCGCAAATGCCGGTAGAGGCGAATATGTTTTTCACTCACTCCCACTGGGATCACATTCAGGGGTTTCCTTTCTTCGTGCCGGCCTTTATTAAAGGCAACCGTTTCCACATTTATGGCGCTGTCGCCCCCAATGGCTCCACCATTGAGCAGCGTCTCAATGACCAGATGCTCCACCCGAACTTTCCAGTGCCTTTGCAGATCATGGGAGCTCAGCTAGATTTCAACAACTTAGAAATCGGCCAGCGCGTCCAGATCGGTGATGTTCTGGTAGAAACTGCCCTTTTAAACCATCCAGGCGAAGCCGTGGGTTATCGCGTCAACTGGCAAGGGTGTTCGGTTGCCTACATCAGCGATACAGAACACTTTCCAGATCGCATTGATGAAAACGTCCTGTGGCTGGCTCGCAACGCCGATGTGATGATCTACGATGCCACTTACACAGACGAAGAATACAATTCAGAAAAATCCAGTAAAGTTGGTTGGGGACACTCAACTTGGCAAGAGGCTGTGAAAGTCGCTAAAGCAGCCAATGTGAAAAAGCTGGTAATTTTCCACCACGATCCACTGCACAATGATGATTTTCTCGACAGCATCGCCGAGCAAGTGGGTCAGCAATTCCCCGACAGTCTAATGGCCCGCGAAGGACAGTCAGTTCAGTTAGTGCCCTCTTTTGTCCCTAGTTCTGAGCCAGAGGCAGTGGTGGATGCCAAGGTTTCAGCGTAAACGACTCCTGAACCCAATCGCCAACGATCTGAAGTGGGCTTTGCGTTTCGTTAGGGAGACTATCCAAAACTCCTCAACGCACAGGCACGGGCGTTGCGACCGGCGTAGATGTATCTAGATTCCAGCAACGCCGTTTTATCCACCAAATCAATGGTATCAGTATGTAACGATTTCTCAACCCTCCCACTGAACCCGCAGTCCTTACCGGCAGCATGATTAGGGGATGATTTCTTCATATCTTAGGGTTTCATCAAGGGCGCTAAACGGAGTCCGTTATAGTGCCTACTTGCCATGAGTCAGCTAACTGAATTGAGATTTTAGATTTGATAAAAATCCAAAATCTGCTAAGCAGGCAATCTTTATTTTATGTGTCAAAATCTAAAGCGCTTGAGGGTGCTGTCCTCTTTAACAAAAGCGCTAACACCAACTGCCATTGCCTTGGGAAATTTTGATGGTGTGCATCGTGGGCATCAACAGGTGGTGCGGCCTATTTTAAATAGCTATGTCACACCAGAAGCTTTTGCTGATTCTGCGCCGGCACTGGGGCAGCAACGGCAAATCAGTAATGGGGAACTGACTAGCAATCGGGGAGAAAACCTCTCTGTGCCTGTGTTCAACAGTTCCTCTGCTTCTGGAGCTTCATCCGCACCCTGCGCCACCGTCGTCACTTTTAACCCTCATCCGCAAGAGTTTTTTACCGGGCAGCACCGGCTTATGCTCACGCCTCTGGATGAAAAAGTGGCGTGTTTGCAGGCAATGGGGGTAGAACAGCTGGTGTTACTACCCTTTAACCAAGAACTGGCTGATTTAAGCCCCCAACAGTTTGTTGAAGACATTCTGGTCAGGCAACTACAAGCCACTCAGATCAGCGTGGGACAAGATTAT
The Microcoleus sp. FACHB-672 DNA segment above includes these coding regions:
- a CDS encoding MBL fold metallo-hydrolase, translating into MSSKQNQFTIHFWGVRGSIACPGSETVRYGGNTPCIEMRVGGNRLIFDGGTGLRLLGLSLLSQMPVEANMFFTHSHWDHIQGFPFFVPAFIKGNRFHIYGAVAPNGSTIEQRLNDQMLHPNFPVPLQIMGAQLDFNNLEIGQRVQIGDVLVETALLNHPGEAVGYRVNWQGCSVAYISDTEHFPDRIDENVLWLARNADVMIYDATYTDEEYNSEKSSKVGWGHSTWQEAVKVAKAANVKKLVIFHHDPLHNDDFLDSIAEQVGQQFPDSLMAREGQSVQLVPSFVPSSEPEAVVDAKVSA